The nucleotide window taaTAGTagtttttaattatggatgtttattgtAATGTTTTGGTGGTatcgttttattgtgtattttaattagtgtttttaattttaattttggttCTATACTTGTAAAACACAGTTAAGGAAGCATTGTCTGGGTCTCACTGAGTATGCAACacgataaaaataaataattggaatACATGATGAAAGATAGTCTTAGATGGCAATCTTTGAACGTGGTCTGTTGTAGTCAGAAAAGTCAATTTTCTTTGCATTGGCTCTAGGCCATTAGTACTGAGCTATTCAGGGAAATGGGGAGTTAATCTTTAGAGACAAAAAGAAGTGAGCCACATAAACTTGAAGGTTTCACTGCTGCATGACATAAGCTTTTCCTTCACCATCAAGTACAGGAGTTTTGTGTCTGataggggagagagggggggagatatCCAACAACTGCATGGAATATGAAAGAAAGATTAACCATctgagaaaaaagaaagaaaacacaagATGTATACCTGATTGGCTTTTACTTTATAGAGTGAAAGATGAAGTGCtgatagaaaaagagaaagacatcTAGAACACCAGCCAAGGTAATTAGAAACCATTGTGCTGAAAAAGAATTTGGAGCAGAACTGCAAATATCAGCTTGATGAAATCTGTAGGAAAATACAGAAAAGGTTTTATCTGTATTGTTCAGTCTTGTTGGAAACTGTTTTTGCCAGAACCCCATTTCTCCTTCTTTGACAGATTAAATTATTGCTATAttttcaccatcaccatcatcattcctTTCTGTTTATAGCTGATTATCCTTTCATTATATGTTCTGTTTCCCCAGTACTATTATATCCAACATATATAAGCTTAATGATGTATCCTCTGTTATTTTCAGTCAATTCCTAATAACATTATAGTTCTGTTTTTCATTCCCATCAGGCTCTGAGCTGATTTTCTGCTGAGTTCTCCACTTCTTTACTGATAACTTAAAACAGGGGTTCCCCAGTTTtggtccatgaaccaccagtggtccatgggctTCAATCAGGTGGGGTACAccatgtctgtattaaatattcatatattcatattgattgtgtatttccattgtttgccaccacaccatagaagactcatgacacagatatggaataatgatatatttatttttgttgtttgttgttatgtgccttcaagtcgaccacgacttatggcgactctatgaatcagtgacctccaagagcatcttacatttattaaaatataacaaataatgaaCCCTTAGCCAATTTAATCCAAATAAGCAGATTCAAACTGCTTCAGGCAGGTAAGGACAAACCTAACTGCGAGGGGAGTATTCCCTCCAATCCTCTGGGCATGTCAGTCATCATGGACTGTAACtcaccagtcaaggatgtgggagaattAGTCTctccttgctagtagagccaGGTATGTGGTTCTAACCTCCGCAgcatggccccaccgtacagtcGTTCACTCCGATGagcaagttggtcccacaaggacactcgccagatccccaccagaccgtcagcactgatggttccctagcaagtgccctttaccaaaatgcctcagtctcctgtttttaccccctgcttcctcacctgcccaaattccatgccagccaagctAGATGACTTCAACCCCCCCAGAAGGCCAATTGAATCAACCCAAGcaatatggagtaggcaaaacaaattctgatttcagaatccccccccaaaaaattcctactcagtcccaacaggcgactagcaaagcccatactgacaagggagggagggcgagtgccgcaaggcaaaagatGCCAGTTCCAAGGGAGGAGTGGGCTTTTAAACCCCGCTCGTCCCTTTTTCCTATTGGTCAATAGACCCCACGTGACCTCACTCAAACTTTTGGGAATATTCCCGAGTCTTCCAAAGAATGGGGGAtggtggcaaacacgcccctgCACGAGGAGGAAACGCCATTCttttattatattgcattttaatgtattattgtttgaattcagtggaatgcaaattgtaatataatcaaatacaatataagaaataaaagaaataattaaaattcataacaattagcacagcacattacaattgtacaacaggcagaaaaatcatgaagtggtcttcCAAGACCTACAGAAATTTACAAGTGGTCCATGAGCAAAACATTTGGAAACTGCTTACTTAAAACACATCACTCTATATGTGGAGTTGTGTGTTGGAGCCAAGGCTTGAAATAAATACATGGACACAAAAAGATGGGTTGACCTCAGTGTAGATTACTGACAGTCATTGAAATTGAAATTTTTCCAGTTGACCAATTGGTAACAATGTTTTGACAAGAAGATGTTTGGGCACAGGAACATTCTGGCTCCGACAAAGAAATTGGTTCTTAGTCTAGTCAGAGTGCTAAGCGGACTCTCGCAGTGATGGCCCAATGGTTTTGGGGGGCCTGAGCCAGAGAGTCATTTGGGGCCCCTTAAAAGTCTGAAAGCAAGTCAGGCATAACATTTCTCATAAACAATTAACACTTATACAGAGGTCCTAACAGTATTATAATTTTGTGTGCCACAATGGTTCCATGGAGTGtctattctttttcttttgtcaaCATAATGATCACATTATTGTTCTTCCGAACCTTATTCAACTAGTTGTGTCTCATAAGTCTCATGTTCAGGGCTACACTTATGCTGAACAATTTCAGAGAGCCCAGCATCTGCATCTTGAACTTGTGAATCAGGGTTTGTGCTTTCCTTCTTTTGGCTGATTGCCTAACTCTGATCGCTTGCTGCCATAGCTTTTCTCTTTGTTGCTACAGAATGGTAATGACCAGCTGCCATCTCAATTTGGGGGTTAATTTAATGAAACCTCTCATTTTGCCACTGTATTTTCAACAATAGTAAATATCTAAGGCAGAAGACATATCCTGCCACATGTCCCCTTTCTTAAAACTCACTGCTTCACATACTGATCAGAAGAAAAGAGAGGTAATGAAGtgtaatcatatgcatgtttacttggaagtaagtccaagTATGGTCAGTAGGATCAACTCTcaaataagtgtgtataggattgcatcctgaaGTTTTCTTTGGGCAAGGAAGTTTCCACAAGGGGTAAGGAAGTCCAGCTTTTCCCCTGTCTGAAGCCAAAATTCTGTTCAACAACTGAGTTCCCTTCCAGCACCACTTCCCCCTTTCTTCTTCCACTTCTGGTCAGAATGAGCAGAAAAGGCTGAAAAATATTTTCTTCACTCTGTTGAGATTTCATTGTGAAACAATACTTGTGAAATTGTGAATCTCTTATCCTTGCCTCTCATATTtgaacaaaatggctgctgccttTTCCTGATGGCTTGAGTGAACTGGGcaattgagcatgtgcagaaaaaAAGGCATAAGGACAGCTCCTACCCAAGGAACTAGCGTACTACTCATGTGAATGGGTCTATTTAAGGGGAAAAGGCCCTGTACCTGTAATTTTGTAGGGAAAGACTCACTTGCCAGTGATGATGCTGAGTTATAAACAAGACAGACTGAGACTGATTGTCTATAAGAGAAGGCAAGAATTTGTACATAACTTTGCCCACTTTGCACCTCCTAAAGCCACCTCTGCTTATTGTCTATATTATTTTAATCTCTGAACAAATTATGAATAATTCTTGACACTGATTTTGCAcctagttacttttttttttatttccaagCATCCCTGCAAAGGGAAGCCGGTTAAGAACGATGGATGTAAATGAAaaaggatgaggctatcaatggctgctagccatcatggttacagtatgtactacctccagtatcagatgaAGTATACTTCTGAGgtcaactactgcctggtcactTGTCACAAACtgagagagtgctattgtgctcagatccagtttgtgggcttcccataggcacttgGTTGGCGGCtaggagaacaagatgctggactagatctgcTGATTCAGCTGGGTTCTTCCTACAACTGAAATGAATCAGTTTGTATAGATCATAGGATGCTGTTGTATggagttagaccactggtccatgtatCTCAGTACAGTTCACACTGACTGGCTTTACTCTCtttggtttcagacaggggccattcccagccccaccttgAGATGCTGGGAACTCAACCTAGGCATTCAATAGcagatgttttaccactgagctacaccccttctgTAGTTCTATACCAGCTGAGGTGGCATCTCTTGAGATGTTGTTTCCAAAAGCTACATTAATAATCTTATTTTCTCCAAATGCTAAAGGAAACATGCCTACATCAACCTCCAATGTACAAAAATGATATTAATTAGCCCTAAGATTGCTCATGTTAGTCATGCAAGTCAGTGATTAGAATTTCTCCTACTTATTCCATTTCAATTGAATAAAGAAGCATAGCTTCATAGCTCCAGACAGCAAGTGCATGAGTGAGACAGTATTGCCTGTGCAAAGATTTGCCATTGAGATGGTAAGTACACCAATTTCCCCATGATGACAAAGTCAGAATGTATCTTTATACAAGAAGTAACTGATTACACAGTTTTTGAAGTAGGGAGGGAGTTTGCTTGTAGGTGCCAGTTCTGATCTCAATTTACTGAATTTGAAGGCCATTATATTTCATATTAATTGATTTTCCACTTTTTTTTGCTGTTATCAGTTCAGATGTTTCCTTCATGGAAAATAATATTATTGCTATCAATCACTGCTGCAAATTGCAACTGTTTAATAAAAGGTGATGGAggggcatgagagagagagagagagagagagagagagagagaacacgaAAGGAGGCAGCTTTTGCTTTTGGGGTTGCTGTTGAGGGCGAGGGAGAAGGGGAGCCTGGGCTGGATTGGACTGCCACAATCATGTTTGTCTGTGTGAGAAGACAGGATGACAGGGAAGGGGGTTGCAAAATCAGGGAACCAGAGGGAGGGTAGATCAGCTTGTCTCCCTTTAGCCACCCTCTTAGCTTGCATGTGACATCTCGGTTCAGAAATTGGCTCAAAAAGCCATGACGTGTGGTGTGAGTGTGTTTAGGTATGTTCTTTTGCTAATCGTGAAAGTGACCAGCATGAATCTGTTTTtcttaaacaaattaaaaattgaAAAAAGGGAAGAAGAAACAAGGTGGAAATAGGAGGCAAAATTCAAATTCTAGTAGAACAAGGAAATGGATAccttaaaagtaaaaataatcaCATCTCATAAAATCGATAAAATATTTTACCTAACCCCCACCTGCTTATTATTCCAACATTCTATAAATTGTGCCCAGTCCTGTTCAAATCAGTTTCGCTACTTTTATTCTTAAACCATGTAAACCACATAATTGTACCCAATACATTCATTTCCAATAATTTGATATGCCATTCTCTCGAATGGGGATTTATTTTGGATATCCATGCCAATGCTATGATAtgacatataaagtcagagcaccctagcgagggagcctgctccacgagctagagggagccccagctgatgaagcatcaaggccccagctgacaaagcatcaaggcaagttaagcagcagagcgagttcggcagcagggcgaggaggccagggccccccacgctgcccgtctgttccctaacctcaactaaaccgcagtctccaacccattgatgtaataaaccttaaacaaaactatgcaggtaagaagccagcaggggtgtgggggctttccagtgttttgcaccacctgcagcatgtacgactatctgcctgttggacagaagtcgtgggtgtgctctcggtgcaatgagctcctggctctccgggaacaacttcatttccttgaggccaaggtagcagacctggaaaagcggagagaggcagagaggtgtgtggaggaggccttcagggacgttacagctgtgtcccactccaacgatgatagctctcctgctatcatggagaacgatggtctcggggaaggagagcatccagctgaggaagagggaaatgatcccttagaagggacccattccttgggggatgagcagctatcctctcgtgccgaggatatatctccagggggtggagggatccttgtagtgggtgattcgatcattaggaacatagacagtggggtgtgtgatgggcgtgtagactgcaaggtgttttgcctgcctgatgcgaaggttgcggatattgcccgtcgtttagatagtttggtagacagcgCTGGGAagaagtcagtggtcgtggtgcacgttggcaccaacgacatggggaaatgcagctgtgaggtcctggaagcaaaatttaggttcctaggtaggatgctgaaagccaggacctccaaggtggctttctctgaaatgctactggttccacgcgccggaccagccagacaggaccagctttgcagtctcaatgcgtggatgagacgatggtgtcgggtggaagggtttggatttgttagacactggggaacattttgggacaagccgggcctgtacaaaagggatgggctccacttgaaccagaatggaaccagactgctggcacttaaaattaaaaaggtggcagagcagcttttaaactgactgaggggggaaacccgacaggagctgaggaaggtccggttcggaataaacctcccccctgggataaaaaccaaagaaatgatgaaattttaaaaggggtaggcctagaagtaggcattgtgagagcaggggcacaggatataaattcagaagagcaaaattaccacaggccaaaccacaagtgccaaagacacttgaagagagacactgcttacaagtgcctgtacgctaatgctaggagcctgcgaaccaagatgggagaactggagtgcttggtcttagaggagagcattgatatagtgagcataatggagacctggtggaatggagaaaaccagtgggatacggttatccctggatataaactatattggaaggacagggaaggacgtattggtggtggagtcgctctatacgtgaaagaaggcattgaatccagcaagctcgaaacccccaaagaggcggactcctccacagaattgttgtgggtggtgataccatgccccaggagcgacttaatactgggaacgagctatcgtccccctgatcaaaatgctcagggagaccttgagatgagatatgaaattgaggaagcatccaaactaggaaacgtggtagtaatgggtgacttcaactacccggacatagactggccgcacatgtgttccagtcatgacaaagaagcaaagtttctagatattctaaatgactattccctagaccagttggtcatggaaccaaccagagggatggcaaccctggacttaatcctcagtggggaccgggacctggtgcgagatataagtgttgttgaaccgattgggagcagtgaccacagtgctattaaattaaacatacatgtaaatggccaattgccaagaaaatccaacacggtcacatttgacttcaaaagaggaaacttcacaaaaatgaggggattggtaaaaagaaagctgaaaaccaaagtccagagggtcacatcactctaaaatgcttggaagttgtttaaaaatactatattagaagctcaactggagtgcataccgcagatcagaaaaggtaccgccagggccaagaagatgccagtatggttaacgagcaaagtcaaggaagctcttagaggcaaaaagtcttccttcagaaaatggaagtcttgtccgaatgaagaaaataaaaaggaacacaaactggcaaaagaaatgcaagaagacaataagggatgctaaaaaagaatttgaggagcacattgctaagaacataaaaaccaacaacaaaaaattctataaatacattcaaagcaggagaccatctagggaggcgattggacccttggatgataagggagtcaaaggtgtactaaagaacaataaggagattgcagagaagctgaatgaattctttgcatctgtcttcacagtggaagatatagggcagatccctgaacctgaactaacatttgcaggaagggattctgaggaactgagacaaacagtggtaacgagagaggaagttctaggcttaatggaaaatataaaaactgacaaatcaccgggcccggatggcatccacccgagtgttctcaaagaactcagatgtgaaattgctgatctgctaactaaaatatgtaacttgtcccttgggtcctcctccgtgcctgaggactggaaagtggcaaatgtaacgccaatcttcaaaaagggatccagaggggatcctggaaattacaggccagctagcttaacttctgtccctggaaaactggtagaaagtattattaaagctagattaactaagcacatagaagaacaagccttgctgaagcagagccagcatggcttctgcaagggaaagtcctgtctcagtaatctattagaattctttgagagtgtcaacaagcatatagatagaggtgatccagtggacatagtgtacttagactttcaaaaagcttttgacaaggtacctcaccaaagacttctgaggaagtttagcagtcatggaataagaggagaggtcctcttgtggataaggaattggttgagaagcagaaagcagagagtaggaataaatggacagttctcccaatggagggctgtagaaagtggagtccctcaaggatcggtattgggacctgtacttttcaacttgttcattaatgacctagaattaggagtgagcagtgaagtagccaagtttgctgatgacactaaattgttcagggttgttaaaacaaaaagggattgcgaagagctccaaaaagacctctccaaactgagtgaatgggcagaaaaatggcaaatgcaattcaatataaacaagtgtaaaattatgcatactggagcaaaaaatctgaatttcacatatacgctcatggggtctgaactggcggtgaccgaccaggagagagacctcggggttgtagtggacagcacgatgaaaatgttgacccagtgtgcggcagctgtgaaaaaggcaaattccatgctagcgataattaggaaaggtattgaaaataaaacagccgatatcataatgccgttgtataaatctatggtgcggccgcatttggaatactgtgtacagttctggtcgcctcatctcaaaaaggatattctagagttggaaaaggttcagaagagggcaaccagaatgatcaaggggatggagcgactcccttacgaggaaaggttgcagcatttggggctttttagtttagagaaaaggcgggtcagaggagacatgatagaagtgtataaaattatgcatggcattgagaaagtggatagagaaaagttcttctccctccctcataatactagaactcgtggacattcaaagaagctgaatgttggaagattcaggacagacaaaaggaagtacttctttactcagcgcatagttaaactctggaatttgctcccacaagatgcagtaatggccaccagcttggatggctttaaaagaagattagacaaattcatagaggacagggctatcaatggctactagccgtgatggctgtgctgtgccaccctagtcagaggcagcatgtttctgaaaaccagttgccagaagcctcaggaggggagagtgttcttgcactcgggtcctgcttgcgggcttcccccaggcacctggttggccactgtgagaacaggatgctggactagatgggccactggcctgatccagcaggctcttcttatgttcttatgttcttatgttcttatgaaataacAAGCTTTCCCCCTCTTGGGGCACAGGGTTTTCCAGATATGTAAGCAGAAATATTTATGGGTTCATTCATTTAACAAAAAAGTAATAGATTACAGAATTTAGAGTGAACTCACATTTGTTTATATGCATGGGACTTATAAATATTTATCCACTTCTTCCAACAGTCAATATATTATTGATGCCATGTCCAACTTAACTGTCCTAGAAAATTTTCTACTTCTGGGATTTTCTGGGAGCCAAGAACTTCAGGTTTTGTATTTTGTGATCCTAGCAATGTACCTCATTGTCCTGATTGGAAATCTTCTGATTATTACCCTGGTAGCTGTCAACAGTCACCTGCACACCCCAATGTATTTCTTTCTTGTCAGCTTATCAATCCTCGACCTTGGATCAACCTCTGTCATCATTCCAAAATCCATGGTCAATTCTCTCATGAACACAACATTGATTTCATATTCTGAATGTGTCACacaaatgtttttctttctttcttttctgtcaTCGGATGTGTTTCTCCTCACTGTCATGGCCTATGACCGATATGTAGCTATCTGTCACCCACTGCACTACACATCTGTGATGAAGTGGGGAAGGTGCATCCAGATGGTAGGTGGAACATGGATGGCAGGTTTCCTTAATGCTGCTTTGCACACCAGTACTGTTTTTTCAATGCCCTTCTGCTCCAACATCATCCatcagttcttctgtgaaatcCCACAAGTTGTGAAGATCACCTGCTCCGATTCATACCTCAATGAGATTTGGGCTCTTCTCTTTAGTGCAGCCTTAGGTGTTGGTTGCTTTGTGTTCATTGTCATGTCCTATGTGCAGATCTTTACCGCAGTGTTAAGAATGCCCTCCATGGCAAACAGGTGGAAAGCCTTCTCTACTTGCATTCCCCACATCACAGTTGTCTCCATATTATTTGGCACTGGCCTGTTTACCCACCTTTTACCAACTTCTAACTCTCCATACAATCTGGATGAAGTGCTTACTGTGTTATATACCGTGGTGCCTCCAATGATGAACCCAATAAACTACAGCATGAGGAACAAAGATGTCAAAGCTGCCTTGTGGAATTTGCTTGGTTTTACTCTTTGTAAGAAGAAGATGCATCCCATTTCTTTATAACCCTGTTCctttttcatatatataaatTTTAGCACAGTATTAAGTCTTGGCTGCTTTTTGTTCATTGTCATGTCCTATGTGCTTGTGATACAGCTTAATTTTTAATATAACTGCATCCATCTAACATTGTAGCTTTTTATAATAATTGTTTTCTGTAATAATTTGTATTGTCATTTTAAAATCCTTTAGCTTTAAAAGGGATATGTCTCGTAATTTGCAGAATCTAAAGAGAGAACCCTCTCTCTGTAATTCTGTCCCTTGcctctggaattccttgccagGGAAAGTCCAACAAACAAAGGCATTTTTATTTAGATTGTCCTTTGCCTCATAAGGTGATTTATTAACATgttgtaattatacagccacgagagtggctgtgtactatagtcagcggggatttttcgcattccgcaatgttaaatggaaaatacccccatgccattctgatgcttcccataagctcatttcaaaacaaaaccttacataatttatagtcctgaactcagaaacgcttgcttaacaaccctgtcaattttcatggcgatacacaaaacagtcagagagaatagacagttcaaagtgtaaaaagagagagaaaaacctcagagcccttttggacttttttctctgagagttatttatttatttatttatttaattacatttctagactgccctatagcagaaagctctcagggtggtgtacaacaaataattaTAATCTGTTATAATCTGTTATAATCTgttataatctgttgtcattaattaaaaatcagccatgttcacagagtacctgtaatcctaatactgatgttgccccatactctggcctacatctgctgcagtttaaaagtttaaaaaatgcctggctgatttttaattaatttaagaaattttggctgggacccaatcataGCGCAGAgcatgctctgtaagaaccaactgtcagtgttctaaaagcctcatagctgctgggcttggctaataagagggccacacccacaccagacttgatttcacttgagacagtcatggcttccctgaaagactcctgggaagtgtagtttgtgaagggtgctgagaggagactcctattcccctgagagaatggtttaacagtcagccactctgactgaaggtctgtgagagaaacagggtgtctcctagcaactctcagcacccttcactaactacacttcccaggattctttgagagaagccatgattgtctttgagccatggctttgagagaagccatgataaattgttttaaattgtttttaaaagatgtgttttttatttgtatatttgtttttatgtttttatttattgtaaaccgccctgagagcttcggctatggggcgatatataaatacactaaataaatagataaataaataatgattgtccaaagtgtaatagaggcctggtgtggatgtggccagggacagctttgttttaaatttgggtgggaggtagggttgccaggttcagggcctgagactgatcctgtatctttaggagaagagaaagtcagccaagtgcaggtgttcttgcaacactgtaatgggaaaaaccacaaggtagaattgtcccttccccctgcccaactgtgaaagatacagaagacgtcttggttggcaggcccagcctggtcagttttacctatcctaatcatgattgcataggagtatatccgattcaactcaataatcatacaaatgatcagacctgccttttccctcctttccctttcctctccctttctcctcccctcttccttcttccaccttccctgcccactccagccccccgtccctcccccccagtcagttttacctatcctaagcatgattgcacgggagtaaatcccactgaactcaataatcaataaacatgcaaatgaccacatctgtccttcttctcccctcccccacctgcctgctcccctttcagttctcctctctgcctttccacccctcccgccTCCCTCTCctaccttccccatcccctgtggtcagtttcacctatcctaagcatgattgcctggtgtgtgtgtgtaaatttaccattcttaggcaaggtgatagagcaagtggtggctaaacaactacagacgcacttggatgaagcggattatttagatccattccaatcgggcttcaggactggacatggaactgaaacagccttggtcaccctggtagatgatatgaggagggcgttggatagggcagaatataccttccttgtcctcctggatctctcagtggcttttgataccgttgaccacggtatcttgttaaaccgcctagagggattggggatggggggcactgttctacggtggttccattcctatctctcaagcAGGTACcaatgggtagcattgggggatgaggtttcagacccttggcctctcacttgtggagtgccacagggttctatcctatcccccatgctatttaacatctatgtgaagccgctgggggccatcatcaggagttttgggctgcagtgtcaccaatatgcggatgacactcagctctatctctcatttaagtcctcaccagagttggctgtggagaccatgtccaagtgcctggagtctgttagtggatggatgggcgagaacaggctgaagctaaatcccgataagaccaaggtgttactcgtgggtgataagagaaggtttggagacatcgacttggtgtttaacggggtgagattacccctgaaggaccaggtccgcagcctaggagtcattcttgactcccagctgtccatggaggctcaagtttcggcagtgagccgggcagcttggtatcaactacatctgatacagaggctgcgaccctaccttcctgtgcagctactcccatgagtgatacatgccctggtctcctctcgcttagactattgta belongs to Rhineura floridana isolate rRhiFlo1 chromosome 11, rRhiFlo1.hap2, whole genome shotgun sequence and includes:
- the LOC133367680 gene encoding olfactory receptor 14A16-like, yielding MSNLTVLENFLLLGFSGSQELQVLYFVILAMYLIVLIGNLLIITLVAVNSHLHTPMYFFLVSLSILDLGSTSVIIPKSMVNSLMNTTLISYSECVTQMFFFLSFLSSDVFLLTVMAYDRYVAICHPLHYTSVMKWGRCIQMVGGTWMAGFLNAALHTSTVFSMPFCSNIIHQFFCEIPQVVKITCSDSYLNEIWALLFSAALGVGCFVFIVMSYVQIFTAVLRMPSMANRWKAFSTCIPHITVVSILFGTGLFTHLLPTSNSPYNLDEVLTVLYTVVPPMMNPINYSMRNKDVKAALWNLLGFTLCKKKMHPISL